From a region of the Oceanispirochaeta sp. genome:
- a CDS encoding MerR family transcriptional regulator has protein sequence MSNTVYQKDKIQRRLRLDDNKFMCLISEGIIQDKLQYSEKELEEIKRFLRDHPYSRDEIKRKYKTDSALFDRFIELGFIKNTQLFKENEIEIFQSFVRLRRLGYKDEDCLTVLTEVGVPKDENLAENKLYIQLKDLSNQTKIPERTIKFYEKENLILPPRIYKNKRFYECRIISELELIRDMQSIGYKLNDMASFLEKVRSGDETHKSEARRKLLEELETKKNIIKKIQKKVGEL, from the coding sequence GTGAGCAACACAGTGTACCAGAAGGATAAAATACAGAGACGACTCAGGCTTGATGATAATAAATTCATGTGCCTCATTTCAGAAGGAATCATACAGGATAAGCTTCAATATTCAGAAAAGGAACTTGAAGAGATTAAAAGATTTCTCAGGGACCATCCCTATTCCCGGGATGAGATTAAACGGAAATATAAAACGGATAGTGCCCTGTTTGACAGATTCATTGAACTGGGTTTTATAAAGAACACACAGCTTTTCAAAGAAAATGAGATTGAAATCTTTCAGTCTTTTGTCCGGCTGAGACGTCTGGGATATAAGGACGAAGACTGCCTCACAGTTCTGACAGAAGTAGGTGTCCCCAAAGATGAGAATCTGGCAGAAAACAAGCTGTATATACAACTGAAGGATCTTTCGAATCAAACAAAGATTCCTGAAAGAACCATAAAATTCTATGAAAAAGAAAATCTGATTCTCCCCCCCAGAATATACAAAAACAAACGATTCTACGAGTGTAGAATCATATCAGAACTTGAACTCATCAGGGATATGCAGAGTATTGGATATAAACTGAATGATATGGCTTCCTTTCTGGAAAAAGTCAGATCCGGCGACGAAACGCATAAATCTGAAGCTCGAAGGAAACTTCTGGAAGAACTTGAAACAAAGAAAAACATCATTAAAAAAATACAGAAAAAGGTAGGGGAATTATGA
- the tpx gene encoding thiol peroxidase: MANITLHGNPVKTIGELPGTGSKAKEFKLVKSDLEDISLSDFKGKNVILNIFPSLDTATCATSVRKFNKNAASLNNTVVICISADLPFAAGRFCTTEGLKDVYTASVFRDDNFGKDYGVLFTDGPLKGLLSRAVIVVNPDGVVTYTQQVPEIVDEPDYESALQNIK, from the coding sequence ATGGCGAATATTACTTTACATGGAAATCCAGTTAAAACGATTGGAGAACTACCAGGAACAGGATCGAAAGCAAAAGAGTTTAAATTGGTAAAATCCGACCTTGAAGATATTAGTTTGTCAGATTTTAAGGGTAAAAATGTTATCTTGAATATATTTCCAAGCCTGGACACAGCAACCTGTGCAACCTCAGTCAGAAAATTTAATAAAAATGCCGCATCTTTAAACAATACTGTAGTCATCTGTATTTCCGCAGACCTCCCCTTTGCTGCCGGTAGATTCTGCACGACTGAAGGTTTGAAAGATGTGTATACAGCCTCTGTATTCCGCGATGATAATTTCGGAAAAGACTATGGGGTCCTGTTCACAGATGGTCCCCTCAAAGGACTTTTATCAAGGGCTGTCATTGTAGTAAACCCTGATGGTGTTGTAACATACACCCAGCAGGTACCTGAAATTGTTGATGAGCCAGACTATGAATCAGCTCTTCAGAATATAAAATAA
- a CDS encoding mannitol dehydrogenase family protein: METLSNTLKFNKKSPLLPRLDRSKMTSSIVHIGVGNFHRSHQETFFQRYMEETGQVDLGIYGISVRDNDKPLAQLLNSQDCLYTVLEQSDSDEPRDYLISSLLNYKILSESCKQIIEKLSDPATTLVTLTVTEGGYNFNDSTGEFQILNPDIQHDIVHTAEPKTFYGLLYEALKSRRAKGISPFDLLSCDNVEKNGEILKKGLLTFASQISNEMKEWIEQNVAFPCSMVDRITPLTSKQDKEYIKEEYSYIDNCPVPCEPFILWVIEDHFNNARPDLDKLDNVYFVEDVSPHEKMKMRLLNAGHVTFAHMALYEGLEYSSDFMTTYPFDRAVEKMMREEALPFVGEVPDFDVIGFLNNTIKRFRNPKIKDQTLRLATDTSNRITKFVLPTIEDSIRSIDQAPPLLTLGVAGWCHALSEGQEFSDPLRESLVEAAQKAVKTEGREFILAFPEIFTETLRESSVFMEVFEESLILICENGPARAISMTLERHYS; encoded by the coding sequence ATGGAAACACTGAGTAATACCCTAAAATTCAACAAGAAATCACCCCTTTTACCCCGTCTGGACAGAAGTAAAATGACCAGCTCCATCGTACATATAGGTGTAGGGAATTTCCACAGGTCCCATCAGGAAACCTTCTTTCAACGATATATGGAAGAGACAGGGCAAGTTGATCTCGGCATCTACGGCATCAGTGTCCGTGATAATGATAAACCTCTGGCTCAGTTGCTGAATTCTCAGGATTGTCTATATACTGTCCTGGAGCAGAGTGACAGTGATGAACCCCGGGATTATCTGATCTCATCCCTCCTCAACTATAAAATTTTATCAGAAAGCTGCAAACAGATTATTGAGAAGCTTTCCGATCCTGCAACGACCCTGGTAACCCTGACGGTGACCGAAGGGGGATACAATTTTAATGATTCAACCGGAGAATTTCAGATTCTCAACCCGGACATACAGCATGATATCGTCCATACGGCAGAGCCGAAAACATTCTACGGCCTTCTGTATGAAGCCCTGAAATCCAGACGGGCAAAAGGGATTTCCCCCTTTGATCTTCTCTCCTGTGACAATGTCGAAAAAAATGGAGAAATTCTGAAGAAAGGACTGTTGACCTTCGCTTCTCAAATTTCTAATGAAATGAAAGAATGGATAGAACAGAATGTTGCCTTTCCCTGCTCCATGGTAGACAGGATTACACCTTTAACAAGTAAACAGGATAAGGAGTATATCAAAGAAGAGTATTCTTATATTGATAATTGCCCGGTACCCTGTGAACCCTTTATCCTATGGGTCATCGAAGATCATTTTAACAATGCCCGTCCGGATCTGGATAAACTGGATAATGTTTATTTTGTAGAGGATGTTTCCCCTCATGAAAAGATGAAGATGAGGCTCCTGAATGCGGGGCATGTGACCTTTGCCCATATGGCTCTGTATGAAGGATTGGAATATTCCAGTGATTTTATGACGACATATCCCTTTGACCGGGCCGTCGAGAAGATGATGCGGGAAGAAGCCCTTCCCTTTGTCGGGGAAGTTCCGGATTTTGATGTGATAGGTTTCCTCAATAATACAATCAAGAGATTTAGAAATCCAAAGATCAAGGATCAGACACTCCGCCTTGCCACTGATACATCCAATCGCATAACAAAGTTTGTCCTGCCGACAATTGAAGATTCAATAAGAAGCATCGACCAGGCTCCCCCCCTTCTGACCCTGGGTGTTGCCGGATGGTGCCATGCTCTCTCAGAAGGACAGGAATTCAGTGATCCACTCAGAGAATCACTGGTAGAGGCAGCACAAAAAGCCGTGAAGACAGAGGGCAGGGAATTCATTCTGGCTTTTCCCGAAATATTTACAGAGACCCTCCGTGAGAGTTCTGTTTTTATGGAGGTTTTTGAGGAGTCATTAATACTTATCTGTGAAAACGGTCCTGCCAGGGCGATCTCCATGACACTGGAGAGACACTACTCCTGA
- a CDS encoding SGNH/GDSL hydrolase family protein, which yields MILDKSSVMFLGDSITKGVSFIDGKYRVLEKSFFNILSKTILSSTENRGRFGLTSRRFLKDLFKLNGLDADITFFGIGGNDCNFNWKEIAEHPEQDHFPAVSKEEYENNLCRIYDNFKESQSKIITLNCPPLHAEKFFSFLGEYFNAENIMKWLKNISRIYYHHESYNNIFEKVTRSYGIEMIDIRGKFLMDDNLDDLIGIDGMHPKAAGHELISGSISNFLNENAAIQ from the coding sequence ATGATTCTGGATAAATCATCCGTAATGTTTCTGGGAGATTCCATCACGAAAGGAGTGTCGTTTATTGACGGTAAATACAGGGTTCTGGAAAAATCGTTTTTCAACATCCTAAGTAAAACAATTCTTTCATCCACAGAAAACAGAGGCCGTTTCGGCCTTACGTCACGCCGTTTTTTAAAGGATCTGTTCAAACTGAACGGCTTAGATGCAGATATCACCTTTTTTGGAATTGGCGGTAACGACTGTAACTTCAACTGGAAAGAAATAGCGGAACATCCGGAACAAGATCATTTTCCGGCTGTTTCCAAAGAAGAGTATGAAAACAACCTGTGCCGGATATATGATAATTTTAAAGAAAGCCAGAGTAAGATTATAACCCTCAACTGTCCGCCACTGCATGCAGAGAAATTTTTCAGTTTTCTTGGCGAATATTTTAATGCTGAAAATATCATGAAATGGCTCAAGAACATAAGCCGTATTTACTATCATCATGAATCGTATAACAATATTTTTGAAAAGGTAACCAGGAGTTATGGAATTGAAATGATTGATATCAGAGGAAAATTTCTGATGGATGACAATCTGGATGATCTGATCGGCATTGATGGTATGCATCCGAAAGCAGCAGGACATGAACTTATTTCCGGAAGCATCTCAAATTTTCTTAATGAAAACGCTGCAATACAATAG
- a CDS encoding DUF134 domain-containing protein — protein HLYCIIGVDMPRRCKQRNCRRLDGNRNFKPSGIPARNLEKIELKLDEFEALRLCDYDGLNQIEAGEAMGISRGTVQRLLLSGRKKIVDVLLHTKELIVKNEEEEIL, from the coding sequence ATCATTTATATTGTATTATTGGAGTCGATATGCCAAGAAGATGTAAACAGAGAAATTGTAGAAGACTGGATGGAAACAGGAATTTTAAACCTTCAGGTATTCCTGCAAGAAATCTGGAGAAAATAGAATTGAAACTCGATGAGTTCGAAGCTCTGCGACTTTGTGATTATGATGGTTTAAATCAGATCGAAGCCGGTGAGGCAATGGGAATTTCCAGAGGAACAGTTCAGAGATTATTACTTTCGGGCAGAAAAAAAATCGTTGACGTATTACTCCATACAAAAGAATTGATCGTGAAAAATGAAGAGGAAGAAATACTTTAA